One window of the Doryrhamphus excisus isolate RoL2022-K1 chromosome 10, RoL_Dexc_1.0, whole genome shotgun sequence genome contains the following:
- the sap18 gene encoding histone deacetylase complex subunit SAP18, translating to MALESRITQEEIKKETEKPIDREKTCPLLLRVFTTNNGRHHRPDEFARGNVPSSELQIYTWMDATLRELTSLVKEVYPDARKKGTHFSFSIVFPDLRGKVYRLKDIGNTVSGRKGADDSMTLQSQRFHIGDYLDIAITPPNRAPPLGARMRPF from the exons ATGGCTCTGGAGTCGCGTATTACGCAGGAAGAAATCAAGAAAGAAACAGAGAAGCCAATCGACAGGGAAAAG ACCTGCCCCCTTCTCCTGCGCGTCTTCACCACCAACAATGGCAGACACCACAGACCCGACGAGTTTGCCCGTGGCAACGTTCCCTCCAGCGAGCTGCAGATATATACATG GATGGACGCTACCTTGCGGGAGCTGACCAGCCTGGTGAAGGAGGTGTATCCAGACGCCAGGAAAAAGGGAACCCATTTCAGTTTCTCCATCGTCTTCCCTGACCTACGTGGGAAAGTTTATCG CCTCAAAGACATTGGTAACACAGTGTCGGGCAGGAAGGGTGCTGATGACTCCATGACGCTGCAGTCTCAGCGCTTCCACATCGGAGACTACCTGGACATCGCCATCACACCGCCCAACAGAGCCCCACCACTCGGTGCGCGGATGAGGCCCTTCTGA